A portion of the Bacillus sp. es.034 genome contains these proteins:
- a CDS encoding N-acetyltransferase, whose translation MKIRPVKKEEYRYIEDFVFEIFGHTTFSDGVIEKALVREIREKPYYIPQLDLVVEEEGKIIGHFILSNLPISHRHEHEILMLSPVSVSINKQRHGVGTFMLKEGIALAEEMGFKGIIVEGDPRYYQRFGFRTSTEFGIFASEKNLPPSDENLMAMELCENGMGNISGEVDYSIYRALRH comes from the coding sequence AAGAATATCGTTATATTGAAGACTTTGTATTTGAGATATTTGGTCACACCACTTTTTCAGATGGAGTCATTGAAAAAGCCTTGGTAAGGGAGATCCGGGAAAAGCCCTATTATATTCCGCAACTTGATCTGGTTGTTGAGGAAGAAGGAAAGATCATCGGTCACTTTATCCTCTCAAATCTCCCAATTAGTCATAGGCATGAACATGAAATCTTGATGTTGTCCCCCGTTTCAGTGTCAATAAATAAACAACGTCATGGTGTTGGCACGTTTATGTTAAAGGAAGGAATCGCATTAGCTGAGGAAATGGGGTTCAAGGGAATCATAGTTGAAGGAGATCCCCGGTACTATCAACGTTTTGGATTTAGGACATCGACTGAATTTGGAATCTTTGCCTCTGAAAAAAATCTCCCGCCTTCAGATGAGAATTTAATGGCTATGGAATTGTGTGAAAATGGGATGGGAAATATATCGGGAGAAGTGGATTATTCGATTTATCGGGCGTTGAGACACTAG